Proteins encoded within one genomic window of Rossellomorea vietnamensis:
- a CDS encoding sugar ABC transporter substrate-binding protein, whose protein sequence is MRKIRFVGLLVVVLMLCHLTFISAKKVFEADAHLPGEIGTAGEDRHRLVLITQDTRTPFWDKVAKGAKRKAEEEGVSLEVWGSFGKNQEEFLKNIEIAIQSKVDGILIQGTDTPEFKELTKVKASFNGIPVITVANDVPMEESLRRTYVGSDQYEAGKLVAKELLRKMGDRGKIVLMVDRDQEYYQKERVRGIRDVMKGYPSIKLVVGETGRDRDQIITITRDVMNRFPDIDAFISVNASNLGAMIDEISKRSQEESYFIYSFDDGPESLTLLSRGMIDGVVEQEPEKMGEMSVRLMEEWLNGETVPLDEEGYLTELKMLKVEKDQ, encoded by the coding sequence GTGCGTAAGATCCGTTTTGTCGGCCTTTTAGTGGTCGTACTTATGTTGTGTCATTTAACATTTATATCTGCAAAAAAGGTATTCGAAGCCGACGCGCACCTGCCCGGTGAGATAGGGACGGCGGGGGAAGACCGGCACAGGCTTGTGCTGATTACTCAGGATACCCGGACGCCGTTTTGGGACAAGGTAGCGAAGGGTGCGAAGCGGAAAGCAGAAGAAGAAGGTGTGAGCCTTGAAGTATGGGGAAGCTTCGGGAAAAATCAGGAGGAGTTCCTGAAAAACATTGAAATCGCCATTCAATCGAAGGTCGATGGGATCCTGATCCAGGGGACGGATACACCTGAATTTAAGGAGCTCACAAAGGTGAAGGCTTCCTTCAATGGAATTCCTGTCATAACGGTCGCCAATGATGTTCCAATGGAGGAGAGCCTGCGCCGTACATATGTAGGGTCTGATCAATATGAAGCAGGGAAGCTGGTGGCAAAAGAACTCCTCCGTAAAATGGGGGATAGGGGAAAGATTGTCCTCATGGTGGATCGTGATCAGGAATATTATCAAAAAGAACGGGTCAGGGGCATCCGCGATGTGATGAAGGGATACCCTTCCATAAAACTTGTGGTGGGGGAAACGGGAAGGGATCGTGATCAGATCATTACGATAACGAGGGATGTCATGAATCGCTTTCCGGATATCGATGCGTTCATCTCTGTCAATGCGAGTAATCTCGGGGCGATGATCGATGAAATAAGTAAGCGCTCTCAAGAGGAGTCGTATTTCATTTATTCCTTTGACGATGGACCGGAATCATTGACGCTATTATCACGGGGGATGATCGACGGTGTGGTCGAGCAGGAGCCTGAGAAAATGGGAGAAATGAGCGTCCGTCTCATGGAGGAGTGGCTGAATGGGGAGACCGTTCCCCTTGATGAGGAAGGGTATCTGACCGAATTGAAGATGTTGAAAGTGGAGAAGGACCAATGA
- a CDS encoding TerC family protein — protein sequence MESIWLEYGWTLLILIGLEGLLSADNALVLAVIAKHLPEDEKKRAIKYGIFLAFAFRFVALFAISFIANVWQIQAVGAAYLLYLGLKHVIKAKFGKDNEKNQEETEEEAAGKGFWPTVGKIALADLAFAIDSILAAVALALGLPDSPLGDFGGMDGGQFIVVVLGGIAGLILIKYAATWFVQLLEKRPALETTAYAIVAWVGVKLAVITLAHEDIGVLDHDFPHSTVWTLIFYGVLVGIALLGWFAPGNKGSEQNVG from the coding sequence TTGGAATCAATTTGGTTAGAATATGGATGGACTTTATTAATCTTGATCGGCCTAGAGGGCTTATTGTCAGCAGATAACGCCCTCGTGCTCGCAGTCATCGCGAAGCATTTACCAGAAGATGAAAAGAAACGAGCGATAAAATACGGGATTTTTCTGGCGTTCGCCTTTAGGTTTGTGGCCCTTTTTGCCATTTCGTTCATCGCAAATGTCTGGCAGATCCAGGCGGTCGGGGCAGCTTACCTGCTTTATTTGGGACTCAAACATGTCATCAAAGCGAAGTTCGGGAAGGATAATGAAAAGAATCAGGAAGAAACGGAAGAAGAAGCAGCCGGCAAAGGATTCTGGCCGACGGTTGGAAAAATCGCCCTGGCAGACCTTGCATTTGCCATTGATTCGATCCTTGCCGCTGTCGCCCTTGCCCTTGGCCTGCCTGACTCTCCCCTTGGAGATTTCGGCGGCATGGATGGCGGACAATTCATCGTGGTCGTCCTTGGCGGGATTGCAGGATTGATCCTCATCAAATACGCGGCAACCTGGTTCGTGCAGCTGCTGGAAAAGCGTCCTGCTCTGGAAACGACAGCTTATGCCATTGTTGCCTGGGTCGGAGTGAAGCTTGCCGTCATCACCCTAGCCCATGAGGATATCGGGGTGCTCGATCATGATTTTCCCCATAGTACCGTATGGACCCTGATTTTCTATGGAGTCCTTGTGGGGATTGCCTTGTTGGGCTGGTTTGCCCCCGGTAATAAGGGCTCTGAGCAAAATGTGGGATAA
- a CDS encoding sugar ABC transporter ATP-binding protein produces the protein MKKYLLEMNGISKEFTGVKALSDVNFKVEEGEIHCLIGENGAGKSTLMKVLSGVYPFGTYTGDIVFDGAVQQFNKISDSVNTGIAIIYQELALFPDLTVYENIFAGNEVKLGGFIDWNRTIVEAQKLLKKVKLDVNPDTLVRDLSVGKRQLVEIAKALSKDVKLLILDEPTAALNEDDSENLLELLKDLKKQGITCIMISHKLKEVIHIADKATVLRDGKTICTLDASKEEVSEGIIIKNMVGRSIEDIYPKRPNKSHGDTILELQNWSAYDPQLGRQVIKNVDLQVKRGEIVGIAGLMGSGRTELALSIFGNAKSYKLEGNLVWNDNLTTLKHTKDAIKAGIAYVTEDRKDDGLFLLQDIKSNISAANLGGISSKGIINDNEEIKVAERYHSSLHIKASSLEQMVGNLSGGNQQKVSIGKWLFVGPKLLILDEPTRGIDVGAKFEIYTVMNELIEQGLSIIMISSELGEVLGMSDRVYVMAQGEIKGELLVEDANQEKIMELATQ, from the coding sequence ATGAAGAAGTATTTGTTAGAAATGAATGGTATCTCCAAGGAATTTACGGGTGTGAAAGCACTGAGTGATGTGAATTTCAAAGTGGAAGAAGGGGAGATTCATTGCTTGATAGGTGAAAACGGTGCTGGGAAATCCACGCTAATGAAGGTGCTGAGCGGGGTGTATCCGTTTGGGACGTATACGGGGGACATCGTGTTCGATGGAGCCGTTCAGCAATTTAACAAAATCAGTGACAGTGTCAACACAGGGATTGCCATCATCTATCAGGAGCTGGCTCTCTTTCCGGATCTGACCGTTTATGAAAATATTTTTGCAGGGAATGAAGTGAAGCTCGGCGGTTTCATTGATTGGAACCGAACCATCGTGGAGGCGCAGAAGCTTCTGAAAAAAGTGAAGCTGGATGTGAACCCCGATACTCTGGTGAGGGACCTAAGCGTAGGGAAACGCCAGCTGGTCGAGATTGCGAAGGCTTTGAGCAAAGATGTGAAATTATTGATTTTGGATGAACCGACAGCAGCATTGAATGAAGATGACAGTGAGAATCTGCTGGAATTACTGAAGGATCTGAAGAAACAAGGCATCACATGTATCATGATTTCCCACAAATTAAAGGAAGTCATTCACATCGCCGATAAGGCGACCGTTCTCAGGGATGGTAAAACCATTTGCACCCTGGATGCATCAAAGGAAGAAGTATCGGAAGGGATCATCATCAAGAATATGGTGGGCCGCTCCATTGAGGATATCTATCCGAAACGGCCCAATAAATCCCATGGTGACACCATTTTGGAACTTCAAAACTGGTCTGCTTATGATCCGCAGCTTGGCAGACAGGTGATCAAGAATGTGGATCTTCAAGTGAAAAGAGGGGAAATCGTCGGGATTGCGGGTCTCATGGGATCAGGTCGAACAGAGCTTGCGTTGAGCATATTCGGCAATGCGAAATCATACAAGCTTGAGGGAAACCTTGTTTGGAATGACAACCTTACCACACTCAAACATACAAAGGATGCCATCAAAGCAGGAATTGCTTATGTCACAGAAGATCGTAAAGATGACGGACTTTTCCTTTTGCAGGATATAAAAAGTAATATATCAGCTGCCAACTTAGGCGGGATCTCCTCCAAAGGGATCATCAATGATAATGAAGAAATCAAAGTGGCTGAACGCTATCATTCTTCTCTTCATATCAAGGCATCTTCTCTTGAACAGATGGTAGGGAACTTGAGTGGGGGAAATCAGCAGAAAGTATCCATCGGGAAATGGCTCTTCGTCGGACCGAAGCTTCTCATCCTCGATGAACCGACGAGGGGAATCGATGTCGGGGCGAAGTTCGAAATCTATACGGTGATGAACGAGCTGATCGAACAGGGACTCAGCATCATCATGATTTCCTCCGAGCTCGGGGAAGTACTGGGAATGAGTGATCGTGTATACGTCATGGCCCAGGGTGAAATCAAAGGGGAATTACTGGTGGAAGACGCCAATCAGGAAAAAATAATGGAACTTGCAACGCAATAA
- a CDS encoding helix-turn-helix transcriptional regulator, giving the protein MKNKRMKIARVESDVSQEQLARIVGVTRQTINLIEAGKYNPSLKLCIDISKALNKTLNDLFWEE; this is encoded by the coding sequence TTGAAAAATAAACGGATGAAGATAGCCCGCGTTGAATCTGATGTATCTCAAGAACAATTGGCAAGGATTGTCGGAGTGACCAGGCAAACCATTAATTTAATCGAAGCAGGTAAATACAACCCTAGTCTGAAACTATGTATTGACATTAGCAAAGCACTGAATAAGACGTTAAATGATTTATTCTGGGAGGAATGA
- a CDS encoding sugar ABC transporter substrate-binding protein has translation MGMLAACSSSTGGKKGVSVGIVLPTKDEPRWVQDEKRFKDALKDSEYTTEILFSQGSSAKEKENVETLINKGIDVLIITPQDGDAAAAAVESAKKEGITVISYDRLITNTDAVDYYVTFDSVAVGEAQGQYLIDHAEGKDVPLYLYAGAASDNNAFLFFEGAWKVLQPKIADGTFKIANSSEAESLKDTAELSRDEMSEILGQVTTNWDPNEAKNKAQTHLTAAGADMKGNVAVLAPNDGTARSIADVFASDKAVTSYVVTGQDAEKASVQYVIDGKQSMTVFKDVRTLVTDAMGIAVDVLDGKTPETTGSYDNGKKDVEAKQTEVIVVDQENVKEELIDSGYYKADEFTGLKE, from the coding sequence ATGGGTATGCTTGCAGCATGTAGCAGTAGTACAGGTGGTAAGAAAGGCGTCAGTGTCGGGATCGTATTACCGACAAAGGACGAGCCGAGATGGGTTCAGGATGAAAAGCGCTTTAAAGATGCGTTGAAGGATTCCGAGTATACAACGGAAATCCTGTTCAGCCAAGGTTCTTCTGCCAAGGAAAAGGAAAATGTAGAAACATTGATCAATAAAGGTATCGATGTGCTGATCATCACTCCACAGGATGGGGATGCGGCAGCAGCTGCTGTGGAGTCAGCGAAAAAAGAAGGAATTACGGTCATTTCGTATGATCGTCTGATTACGAATACAGATGCGGTTGATTATTACGTAACATTTGATAGCGTTGCCGTTGGGGAAGCACAGGGACAATATCTGATCGATCACGCCGAGGGCAAAGATGTACCACTTTATTTGTATGCCGGTGCAGCTTCTGATAACAATGCGTTCTTGTTCTTTGAAGGAGCCTGGAAAGTGCTTCAACCGAAAATTGCGGATGGAACATTTAAAATCGCGAATTCAAGCGAAGCAGAATCACTTAAGGATACAGCTGAGTTGAGCCGTGACGAAATGAGTGAAATCCTTGGTCAGGTGACGACGAACTGGGATCCGAACGAAGCGAAGAACAAAGCACAAACCCATCTGACAGCAGCAGGCGCGGATATGAAGGGGAATGTGGCCGTCCTTGCACCGAATGATGGTACAGCACGATCGATCGCTGATGTATTTGCTTCTGACAAAGCAGTAACCAGCTACGTTGTCACAGGTCAGGATGCAGAAAAAGCGTCTGTTCAATATGTGATTGATGGTAAGCAGTCCATGACAGTCTTCAAAGACGTACGCACCCTTGTAACCGATGCGATGGGTATTGCCGTTGACGTACTGGATGGAAAAACGCCTGAAACGACTGGTTCTTATGACAATGGTAAGAAAGATGTTGAAGCGAAGCAAACGGAAGTCATCGTGGTCGATCAAGAGAATGTGAAGGAAGAACTGATCGATTCAGGATATTACAAAGCGGATGAATTTACAGGATTAAAGGAATAG
- the abc-f gene encoding ribosomal protection-like ABC-F family protein — protein sequence MREMLKLLNIRYELMDQNIFEKVNGSVQEGDVIGVIGNNGAGKSTLLQLIAGERTPTGGQIQWLHPDVTITVVEQETETHSTEGMTPTHSALLDKWHVPNHEFQQLSGGEKLKARLAKGFSQKSDLLLLDEPTNHLDQPSLAFLTKQIKEFKGTIILVSHDRYFLDEAVTKIWSIEGKTLMEHKGNYSSYMEVRKQKRLTQQREYEKQQKMVERIENQMKELTSWSEKAHAQSTKQEGYKEYYRVKAKRTDSQVKSKQKRLERELEKTKIEAVEKEHSIRFSIQSTNRTGKRLIEVKGLKKSFEGRTLFKNAHFTIQHGEKIAITGPNGSGKTTLLKILMGMEAAEGGVWISPSANIGYLTQEVFDLPLDETPGELFHKETFTERGKVQTLMKHLGFQTSHWHSPIRNMSMGERVKIKLMKYILEEKDVLILDEPTNHLDLASREQLEETLSEYNGTLIVVSHDRYFLEKTTEIKLVIENGAIMKQLDEPPAERDDKEERRLKLETERQEVLGHLSFMLPGDAGYAELDKKFIELTKQINELK from the coding sequence ATGAGAGAAATGTTGAAATTATTGAATATACGGTATGAATTAATGGATCAAAATATATTTGAAAAGGTGAATGGCAGCGTGCAGGAGGGAGACGTCATCGGGGTCATCGGGAATAACGGTGCCGGAAAGTCGACCTTGCTTCAATTAATCGCGGGTGAACGGACACCAACGGGGGGACAGATCCAATGGCTTCACCCCGATGTGACGATCACCGTGGTCGAGCAGGAAACCGAAACCCATTCCACTGAAGGAATGACCCCAACGCATTCCGCCTTACTGGATAAATGGCACGTCCCAAACCATGAATTTCAGCAGCTGAGCGGTGGAGAAAAGCTGAAGGCGAGGCTCGCAAAAGGGTTTTCGCAAAAGTCTGATCTGCTCTTACTGGATGAACCGACCAATCATCTGGATCAGCCCAGCCTGGCGTTTTTGACGAAGCAAATCAAAGAGTTCAAAGGCACCATAATACTCGTGTCACACGATCGTTATTTCTTGGATGAAGCCGTGACAAAGATCTGGTCCATCGAAGGTAAGACGCTCATGGAGCATAAAGGCAATTATTCGAGCTACATGGAGGTACGGAAGCAGAAAAGGTTGACTCAACAGCGTGAGTATGAGAAACAGCAGAAAATGGTGGAGCGGATCGAGAACCAGATGAAGGAGCTCACCTCCTGGTCCGAAAAAGCCCACGCCCAGTCGACGAAACAGGAAGGCTATAAAGAATACTACCGCGTCAAAGCAAAACGTACGGATAGCCAGGTCAAATCCAAGCAAAAGCGTCTGGAAAGAGAACTGGAAAAAACAAAAATAGAAGCAGTCGAAAAGGAGCATAGCATCCGCTTCTCGATCCAATCGACTAACAGAACGGGGAAGCGATTAATAGAAGTAAAGGGACTGAAGAAATCATTTGAGGGACGGACCTTATTCAAAAACGCCCATTTTACCATCCAACACGGAGAAAAGATTGCAATCACCGGACCGAATGGAAGCGGAAAGACGACGCTGTTGAAGATACTCATGGGAATGGAAGCAGCTGAGGGGGGCGTGTGGATATCGCCATCCGCTAATATCGGCTACCTGACACAGGAAGTATTCGACCTCCCCCTCGATGAGACGCCGGGAGAGCTCTTCCATAAAGAAACCTTTACTGAACGAGGAAAAGTCCAGACTCTGATGAAGCATCTTGGATTCCAGACATCTCATTGGCATTCCCCGATTCGAAACATGAGTATGGGTGAACGGGTGAAGATCAAGTTAATGAAATACATCCTCGAGGAAAAAGACGTCTTGATCCTCGATGAACCGACGAACCATTTGGATCTTGCTTCCCGGGAGCAGCTGGAGGAAACCCTGTCTGAGTACAATGGTACCCTGATCGTCGTCTCCCATGACCGTTATTTCCTTGAAAAAACGACGGAAATCAAGCTTGTGATTGAGAACGGAGCCATAATGAAACAGCTGGATGAACCGCCTGCTGAACGGGATGACAAGGAAGAACGGCGCTTGAAGCTCGAGACGGAAAGGCAGGAAGTGTTGGGGCATCTGAGTTTTATGCTGCCGGGGGATGCGGGGTATGCTGAACTCGACAAGAAGTTTATCGAATTAACAAAACAAATCAATGAACTGAAGTAA
- a CDS encoding sugar ABC transporter permease: protein MNIFQEARMLIRDNIRDYGMYIALFAIILTFTFMTDGLFITSRNISNLLDSAGYIAVLAVGMTLVIVIRHIDLSVGYAAGFLGAIAAILLTQAGLSTWLTIPIILIIGAIVGLFNGLLVAQIGIPSFVATLAGMLIFRGALLQVTEKTGTIIIQDDHFNAIGNGFIPSLMEVGGLHLLSLLVGLVGIILYIYSEISTRRNKIKYEFEVISSPIFALKLVFVSAIIGYVTWILAGYHGFSWTVIIILIVVVVYHFLTSKTVLGRHIYAVGSNPEAAHLSGINVKKITYIVFGSMGMLAALSGILFTSRLQSATTTAGTLFELDAIAAAYVGGVSSAGGVGKVTGAIIGAIVMASLTSGMNLLGVGISYQYMIRGGVLAGAVIFDVMTRKKR from the coding sequence ATGAATATCTTTCAAGAAGCAAGAATGCTGATTCGCGACAACATACGTGATTACGGCATGTATATTGCGCTATTCGCTATCATACTTACATTTACGTTTATGACGGACGGCTTATTCATAACGTCCAGGAACATTAGTAATCTATTGGACTCCGCAGGCTATATCGCCGTGCTCGCTGTCGGGATGACCCTGGTCATCGTCATCCGGCATATCGACCTGTCCGTTGGATATGCGGCGGGATTCCTTGGTGCCATTGCAGCCATCCTGTTGACACAGGCGGGTCTTTCCACATGGCTGACGATTCCGATCATCCTCATCATCGGAGCCATCGTCGGGCTGTTCAACGGTCTTCTTGTGGCCCAGATCGGGATCCCATCTTTCGTGGCGACGTTAGCCGGAATGCTGATCTTCCGCGGGGCGCTTTTGCAGGTGACGGAGAAGACAGGGACCATCATCATTCAGGATGACCATTTTAATGCCATTGGGAACGGGTTTATCCCATCCCTGATGGAAGTGGGCGGACTCCATCTTCTATCCCTTCTTGTGGGGCTCGTCGGGATCATCCTATATATTTATAGTGAAATCTCGACAAGACGAAATAAGATCAAATACGAGTTTGAAGTCATCTCTTCACCGATTTTCGCCTTGAAGCTCGTCTTCGTTTCGGCCATCATCGGATATGTGACATGGATTCTTGCGGGATATCATGGATTTTCCTGGACGGTCATCATCATTCTGATCGTTGTGGTCGTCTATCACTTCCTGACCTCCAAAACGGTCCTTGGCCGCCATATTTATGCCGTGGGAAGCAATCCCGAAGCGGCTCATCTCAGCGGGATCAATGTAAAGAAAATCACCTATATCGTCTTCGGTTCAATGGGGATGCTTGCAGCCCTATCCGGTATATTGTTCACATCACGTCTTCAATCCGCCACGACCACTGCGGGAACGTTATTCGAACTGGATGCCATCGCTGCTGCCTACGTGGGAGGGGTGTCCTCTGCAGGTGGTGTCGGGAAAGTAACGGGTGCCATCATCGGAGCCATCGTCATGGCTTCATTGACAAGTGGAATGAACCTCCTTGGCGTCGGAATATCCTATCAATATATGATCCGTGGAGGGGTGCTTGCCGGGGCTGTCATCTTTGATGTGATGACCCGCAAGAAAAGATAA
- a CDS encoding NADH-dependent flavin oxidoreductase, protein MNNKYKELVSPYTFKNGVELKNRIIMAPMTNFSSDEEGNVTDAEVTYYARRSKDVSMVITACTYVTPDGKGFPGEFGGDSDEMIPSLERLAKGIKDQGAKAVLQIFHGGVQCPPDLVPDGDVVSASDVMGENGEKKARGLSEAEIENIIEAFGETTRRAIEAGYDGVEIHGANGYLIHQFFSPMTNQRQDRFGGSLENRMTFPLAIVDKVKSVVAEHADPSFLVGYRFSPEEPEDNGFTMGDTLTLVDALADKDLDYLHVSLFDFFSKPRKGVEDLEKTRMDYLLETIGDRAPLIGVGSIYSADDAHKAFASGVPLLALGRELIIDPDWLKKIKEGKEDEIVTEIDKGKQEELVVPDPLWNAIVNTPGWFPGV, encoded by the coding sequence ATGAACAACAAATATAAAGAGTTAGTATCTCCCTATACATTTAAAAACGGAGTCGAATTAAAGAACCGCATCATCATGGCACCGATGACGAACTTTTCGTCAGATGAAGAAGGTAACGTAACGGATGCTGAGGTTACGTACTATGCGAGACGTTCCAAGGACGTCAGTATGGTGATTACGGCCTGCACATACGTAACACCTGATGGGAAGGGGTTCCCCGGTGAGTTTGGCGGGGATTCCGATGAAATGATTCCAAGCCTGGAACGATTGGCGAAAGGAATCAAGGATCAAGGCGCTAAAGCGGTCCTCCAGATTTTCCACGGGGGTGTACAATGCCCACCTGACCTGGTTCCTGATGGGGATGTTGTCAGTGCCAGTGACGTAATGGGTGAAAATGGAGAGAAGAAAGCGAGAGGCTTATCGGAAGCAGAGATCGAGAATATCATCGAAGCGTTCGGTGAGACGACCCGCCGCGCGATTGAAGCAGGCTATGATGGTGTCGAGATTCACGGAGCGAACGGCTACTTGATCCATCAATTCTTCTCCCCGATGACCAATCAGAGACAAGACCGTTTTGGCGGCAGCCTTGAAAATCGCATGACGTTCCCACTTGCCATTGTGGACAAAGTAAAGAGTGTGGTTGCGGAGCATGCGGATCCATCTTTCCTCGTTGGATACCGTTTCTCACCTGAGGAGCCGGAAGACAATGGATTCACAATGGGGGATACCCTTACCCTCGTGGATGCACTGGCAGATAAGGATCTTGATTACCTTCATGTATCCCTGTTCGATTTCTTCTCGAAGCCAAGAAAGGGCGTGGAGGATCTCGAGAAAACAAGAATGGACTATCTGTTGGAAACGATCGGAGACCGCGCGCCATTAATCGGGGTAGGTTCAATCTACTCTGCAGACGATGCCCATAAAGCGTTCGCGTCAGGCGTCCCGTTACTGGCTCTAGGCCGCGAACTCATCATCGATCCTGATTGGCTGAAAAAAATCAAAGAAGGAAAAGAAGATGAAATCGTGACGGAAATCGACAAAGGAAAGCAGGAAGAATTGGTCGTTCCTGATCCGTTATGGAATGCGATTGTGAACACTCCTGGCTGGTTCCCTGGAGTATAA